AGGTGCCTCAGGAAATCTGGCGTTTCGATGATCTTGAGAGTTTCGGAGATCGGCATCGTCGCTATGTCCCCGTCCACGACGAATTCCCGCACCTGTTCGATCGACTCCCTGTAGAGTTCCATGGCCTCCTCGAAGTTCTTCGGGTGGTCTGCCTTGACGAGTTCCTTCACCTCGTCGAGGGTCGCGTCGGGTCTGATCTCCTTCGCTATCCCCTCAACCTTCCGCTTTTCCTCTTCGAGGTATCTCTTGCCGAGGGAGTATATTTCCTCGACGGGCATCTCAATGCTTGACAGTTTCATGAGCCGCTCGAGCTTCTCCGGACCGATGGCGAAGTCCTCTCTCGCGTCCGGAAGTAGGTTCTTCATCCAGGATGTGTAGTCCTGCACGGATTCTACAGTTGCGGCGATAGCTTCCTCAAGCGCGCTTAGGTTGTTCTCGTCAAGGACCTCCTCTCCTGTCGATGATACGAGGCTGAGAAACCCAGGGAATCGCTCTGCCGATTCGATCTGATTCTCTGTCCAGATCCTTACAGGATCGACTATGAAGCTCCTGACTCGCTCCAGGTAGATGGGGGCAGCCTTCAGTCTGTTCGTGATGTTCTTGAGACGGACTCCGATTGACGCGAAATCGCGCATGTAAAGGGACAATACGTGGCTTCCGACCATGCTCACACCCGAAGGCGCCGATTCCCAGAACCTTAGCTTCTCCAGCTGGAAAATGTTCAGGTCAGACCTCGCTAGTGCAATAAGCCTGTCAGTCCTGTGGACCTCGGAAAGCCCGCCTTCATCAAGTGACTGGAAGGCCTCCCTGAATTCCTTAAGCTTCGCGATGTGCTGGAGCATCGTCTCCCGCCGCCCATCAGGCATGAGACTGTCGTACTCGTGGAGACCGAGACTCGTCCCCCACGAGGGATACATCTCAAGCATACAATCGATGACCTGTTGCACGATATCCTCTAGCTCCCTATCTGCATCTGACTTCACGGGATTACCTCCTTGCTCCCGTCTGCTGACCGCCTGAAAACTCCGAAATCCTCAATCTCGATGATGTCCTTGCCGTCGAACACGGGGCCGTCCACGCAGACGTGCAGTCCCCCAAATGAACAGGAATCACATATTCCCATTCCACACCTCATGAACCTCTCCAGCGAGACTTGAACGGGGATGCCTTTCTCCAGGCAGGCGGTCACGACGGTCTTCATCATTCTCTCGGGCCCGCAGGTGAGGACCCTATCGAAGGAACCCTCCTGGAGAACCTGCATCGCGAGGTCGGACGCGAATCCCTTGTACTCCTTGCTCCCGTCATCCGTCGATATCCTCACGTCCGCGCCAAGACTTATCGCCCTGTCTACAAAGATCAGCTCTGACGCCGTCTTCGCCCCAATCACGATCGTTGATCCGATCCCGCTTCCCACCGCGACCTCAAGCGCTGGCATGAGGGACGCAGCTCCAGTTCCGCCCGACACGAAGAGGATGCTCTCGCCCTCGATTCTGTAGTCCCTGCCGAAGGGTCCTCGGATGCCGAGCTTGTCCCCCCTGCTCGCATCATGAAGGGCCGCAGTCGCCTCACCCACGTTGTGAACGGTCACGCCCTTCAGATCCCCGATGTATGAGAAGCTCATAGGGACCTCGTCCAGCCCGGGAATCCAGACCATGGCGAACTGTCCCGGTCTCGCCAAGCTCTCGTCCTGGAAGCGGACGGTCACGGTGTGGGAGCACTCGACATCCGTTCTCTCGACCCTCACGATCCTAGTTCTCGTCATGAGCTATCCCAACAACATCTCCAACCGATTCGTACCCGTACTCGTCCAAGAACTCCCCGATC
The sequence above is a segment of the Candidatus Thermoplasmatota archaeon genome. Coding sequences within it:
- a CDS encoding DUF885 domain-containing protein, which translates into the protein MKSDADRELEDIVQQVIDCMLEMYPSWGTSLGLHEYDSLMPDGRRETMLQHIAKLKEFREAFQSLDEGGLSEVHRTDRLIALARSDLNIFQLEKLRFWESAPSGVSMVGSHVLSLYMRDFASIGVRLKNITNRLKAAPIYLERVRSFIVDPVRIWTENQIESAERFPGFLSLVSSTGEEVLDENNLSALEEAIAATVESVQDYTSWMKNLLPDAREDFAIGPEKLERLMKLSSIEMPVEEIYSLGKRYLEEEKRKVEGIAKEIRPDATLDEVKELVKADHPKNFEEAMELYRESIEQVREFVVDGDIATMPISETLKIIETPDFLRHLIPHAAYSPPGKFEREQQGVYLVTPVEERTEMLKEHNYAVIGNTSVHEAYPGHHLQLVCSNANPSVVRTIIGATETVEGWAHYCEEMMKEHGYQDSPEARFMQSIDLIWRAARIIVDIDLSTGKMSFDEAVKFLMDEVGMEEPFALAEVKRYTQSQGYQLCYLLGKHLILELRDEVKERMDAEYSERFFHDTILYAGSIPVKFLRLEFDRQLKELGL
- a CDS encoding dihydroorotate dehydrogenase electron transfer subunit, whose translation is MTRTRIVRVERTDVECSHTVTVRFQDESLARPGQFAMVWIPGLDEVPMSFSYIGDLKGVTVHNVGEATAALHDASRGDKLGIRGPFGRDYRIEGESILFVSGGTGAASLMPALEVAVGSGIGSTIVIGAKTASELIFVDRAISLGADVRISTDDGSKEYKGFASDLAMQVLQEGSFDRVLTCGPERMMKTVVTACLEKGIPVQVSLERFMRCGMGICDSCSFGGLHVCVDGPVFDGKDIIEIEDFGVFRRSADGSKEVIP